In Fimbriiglobus ruber, a genomic segment contains:
- a CDS encoding D-sedoheptulose-7-phosphate isomerase, with amino-acid sequence MIDEFLAETTRLLALLDRKAIAAARDMLLDCHHTGGRVYTAGNGGSASTAQHFACDLAKFVIPPGQRPFDTRCLTDNVSLYTAWANDAAREDVFVNLLRGLLTPRDVLILVSVHGGTGFSADLARAVRYANEVGARTIALVGFDGGVLHREATCSILVPVDSTPQTEAIHLVIEHLLMHLIKHELAAGVPA; translated from the coding sequence ATGATCGATGAGTTTCTGGCCGAAACGACCCGACTGCTTGCCCTCCTCGACCGCAAAGCCATCGCGGCCGCCAGGGACATGCTCCTCGACTGCCACCACACCGGCGGCCGCGTCTACACGGCCGGGAACGGCGGCTCGGCGTCCACAGCTCAGCACTTCGCCTGCGACCTGGCCAAGTTCGTCATTCCCCCGGGACAGCGGCCGTTCGACACCCGCTGCCTGACCGACAACGTTTCCCTCTACACCGCCTGGGCGAACGACGCGGCCCGGGAAGACGTGTTCGTGAATCTGCTCCGCGGCCTACTGACGCCTCGCGATGTACTGATTCTCGTCTCGGTCCACGGCGGGACCGGCTTCTCCGCCGACCTGGCCCGGGCTGTCCGGTACGCCAACGAGGTCGGCGCCCGGACGATCGCCCTGGTCGGGTTCGACGGCGGCGTGTTGCACCGGGAAGCGACCTGCTCGATCCTGGTGCCGGTCGACTCGACGCCGCAAACGGAAGCCATCCACCTCGTCATCGAACACCTGCTCATGCACCTCATCAAGCACGAGTTGGCCGCAGGGGTGCCCGCGTGA
- a CDS encoding carbohydrate kinase family protein, producing the protein MIDVLCVGHAAWDVIVRVPEFPAEDAKAEATALAESGGGPAANAAYLLSLWGAKCGFAGLVGDDEAGSRIAREFQTVGVDVTGLERRPGHATPVSLVLVSERTGSRTIVTRKATASPLQLLIAAGAEPKVLLFDGHELNASLEAIDRFPHAATILDAGSVREGTRELVRRVSYLVASERFARQFTGLPTLETPAAQTAAVAELYKVNGQPVVITLGSRGLVYGTDVRCEHLPAVPALTVDTTAAGDIFHGAFAYGVLTGLGWDATLKLAATAAALSVEKPGGRASIPTLDRVREALTRAG; encoded by the coding sequence GTGATCGATGTCCTCTGCGTCGGACACGCCGCTTGGGACGTGATCGTTCGCGTCCCTGAATTCCCGGCCGAAGACGCGAAGGCGGAAGCCACCGCCCTCGCCGAATCGGGCGGCGGACCGGCGGCGAACGCGGCTTATTTGCTTTCCCTCTGGGGTGCGAAGTGCGGGTTCGCCGGACTGGTCGGGGACGACGAAGCCGGCAGTCGGATCGCGCGTGAGTTTCAAACAGTTGGAGTGGACGTTACGGGGCTGGAACGACGGCCGGGCCACGCGACGCCCGTGTCGCTCGTGCTGGTCAGTGAGCGAACCGGCAGCCGGACGATCGTCACCCGCAAGGCAACGGCCAGCCCGCTTCAATTATTGATCGCGGCCGGGGCGGAGCCGAAGGTACTGCTGTTCGACGGACACGAACTCAATGCCTCGCTTGAAGCGATCGACCGCTTCCCGCACGCGGCCACGATCCTCGACGCCGGCTCGGTCCGCGAGGGGACGCGGGAACTCGTCCGCCGGGTGAGTTATCTGGTCGCGTCCGAGCGATTCGCCAGGCAATTCACCGGCTTACCAACTCTGGAAACACCGGCCGCACAAACCGCGGCCGTTGCCGAGTTGTACAAGGTCAACGGCCAGCCGGTGGTGATTACGCTGGGCAGTCGAGGGCTGGTGTACGGGACCGATGTCCGTTGCGAACATCTACCGGCTGTCCCCGCCTTGACGGTCGATACCACGGCCGCCGGGGACATCTTCCACGGAGCGTTCGCCTACGGCGTGTTAACCGGGCTCGGGTGGGACGCGACGTTGAAGCTGGCCGCGACGGCGGCGGCTTTGTCGGTCGAGAAGCCGGGCGGACGGGCGTCGATCCCAACACTCGATCGGGTTCGGGAGGCGTTGACCCGTGCTGGATGA
- a CDS encoding carbohydrate kinase family protein, with protein MLDESIFAGVPLAVVGSVCRDVKTAPIAPGPHLLRDGETPAAFLVETLGGGGANTAAMAAGLGARVAFAGKVGADALGDRLVGALERAGVRVLARRDPAVATGSSIALTYSDGQRHFISHQPNNATLDFVDVDPTTWANGGHLLRADVWFSEPMLTGGNARLFASARSAGIATSLDINWDPQWGFADAAAIATRMAAVRGVLPLVDLVHGNVRELNRFAGTDDLSETLRRLTVWGTGAVVVHMGDAGSGYYSAGELVVAPCVPAERMLNTAGTGDLLSLCMMLLHHRTESPAVEKLRLANRVVTSFIEGRPLLPTL; from the coding sequence GTGCTGGATGAATCGATTTTCGCCGGCGTACCGCTGGCCGTCGTCGGCAGCGTCTGCCGGGACGTGAAAACAGCCCCCATCGCGCCCGGCCCGCACTTGCTGCGAGACGGCGAAACGCCGGCCGCGTTCCTCGTCGAAACGCTCGGCGGCGGCGGGGCCAACACAGCCGCGATGGCCGCCGGACTCGGCGCCCGGGTTGCGTTCGCCGGGAAGGTCGGGGCTGACGCCCTGGGCGACCGGCTCGTTGGGGCGCTGGAGCGAGCCGGCGTCCGCGTCCTGGCCCGCCGCGACCCGGCCGTCGCGACCGGCAGTTCGATCGCCCTCACGTATTCGGACGGCCAGCGACACTTCATCAGCCACCAGCCGAACAACGCCACCCTCGATTTCGTGGACGTGGACCCGACCACGTGGGCCAACGGCGGACACCTGCTCCGGGCGGACGTCTGGTTCTCGGAGCCGATGCTGACCGGCGGGAATGCCCGGCTGTTCGCGTCGGCCCGCTCTGCCGGCATCGCCACGTCGCTCGACATCAACTGGGACCCACAGTGGGGATTCGCGGACGCGGCCGCGATAGCCACTCGGATGGCGGCGGTCCGCGGCGTCCTCCCGCTGGTCGATCTGGTTCACGGGAACGTCCGCGAGTTAAACCGATTTGCCGGCACGGACGACTTGTCCGAGACGCTTCGCCGCCTGACGGTGTGGGGTACCGGGGCGGTCGTGGTTCACATGGGCGACGCGGGATCTGGGTATTACTCGGCCGGGGAACTGGTCGTGGCCCCGTGCGTCCCGGCCGAACGGATGCTGAACACGGCCGGAACGGGCGACCTGCTCAGTCTGTGCATGATGCTCCTACACCACCGCACGGAGAGCCCCGCTGTCGAGAAGTTGCGACTGG